A stretch of DNA from Brevibacterium sp. CBA3109:
AGGCACTGGACGCCCTGCAGACCAGAGCCTCGATGACACCTGAGGACCCACGACCCACGACCGACTCATCGGTGACATCGACCGAGGCCTCGCCCGCCGTAACGCTGACGCAACGGGAGCTCGAGATCTGCCGACTGGTGGCCGAGGGACTGACGAACGTGCAGATCAGCCAGAGGCTCGTCCTGTCGGTGCGCACCGTCGAATCCCATGTCCTCCAGGCAAGGGCGAAGCTCGGGGCAGAGCGCAGGCGCGACATCCCCATGAAGATGCTCAAGCTCCGCGACGCCGGCCGGATCAATGCCGCGCACCGCCCGAAGAGGTGAGTCTCACCGGTCTCCCGGACCACCACACGTAGATACCCGCTGCGATCAGCCCCGCTGCCATGATGACGATCCACCAGGGGAAGCCAGGAAGATCGGGTTCGGCTGTGCCGGACTCGAGATCGGCTGCCGGAGTCGGGAACACGCGTTCTGCTGTGATGAGGATGCGCTGCGAATTGATGCCCAACGGTGTGCAGGTGACGAGTGTGACGAGGTCCTTCCCGATGACCGGCTGCAGTGATTCGGTCTCATCGGGCTCGACGACCTGAGTGCGCACCACCTGGTAGGCGAGCACCTGCCCGAAGGTCGTCAACGTGAACATGTCGCCCTTGGTCACCTTGTCCAGGTGGGTGAACATGGTGGCATCCGCCAGACCGCGGTGGCCGGTGATGACCGAATGGGTGTCTTCTCCCCCGACCGGCAGGCTTGTGCCCTCAAGGTGCCCCAGGCCCTTGAGCAGGGTCTCATCACTCGTGCCGTGGTAGACGGGCAGATCGAGTTTGATCGACTGAATCCGCAGCCGGGTCATGACTCCAGTGCTGCCGTCGTCAAGCACCTCATCGTAGGCAGGGGCGCCGTTGGACGCAGTGCCGCTGCCCGAGGGCAGGCGATGGTTCGATTCGAGCTGTGCTCCCGACTGCAGAGCGTCGTTGTACTCATGTGCGAGTTCGAGCTGTTCGGCGTCCTCGCCTCGATCGGGCTCAGCGACGCTCGCCGAGTCACCGATGATCCTCGACTGGTCCAGCTGGGAGAACCAGGCCGCGGCGCTGGGATAGGTCCAGATGCCCAGCCCTGTCAGGGCGATCAGCGCGATGACCAACGCGAACACGGGGACGCGCCAGCGGCGCCCGTCTGCCGACGGGCGCCGCGTGCGTTCAGGCGAGTGTGTCACACCTGGTTCTTGCGGCGGTTGGCCACAACGATGGCTGCACCACCGGCGATGAGCATCAGTCCGATGCCGGCGATCATCGCGAGCATCTTTCCATCAGCACCGGTCAGCGGCAGGTCCGGGTGACCCTGCTGAGTGTTCTCGAAGTCGAAGACGACTGCGTCGCTGGTCGAACCTGCCTCGACGGTGACAGGGTTGACCGAATCGTCGAGGACGTAACCTGCAGGAGCCTTGGTCTCCTTGATCCAGTACTCCTGGGTCGTGTCGTCATTATTACCGACCCAGAGGGTGATCGAGGCGGTGCCGTCGGCCTCGGTCGTCAGATTTCCAACGAGTTTGGTGGCATCGGCATCCGAGTAGATCGCGAACTCCGCACCGGCAAGGGTGTTCGACTTGTCGCCCTTGGCAGACTTGTGGATCGTCAGCGAGCCCCAGTTCGAACTGACCGCTGGCGTCTCGGCACCGGAGTCGTTGACGTTGACCAGCGCCGTGTTCTCGATCGTTCCGTCACCCTGACTTGTCACCTTCGTGGTGATCGTGGCGACGACGTCGTTGCCGGCCTTGAGCTTCTTCAGCCCGGCGGTGGTGAAGGTGATCTTCACTGTGCCATTGGATTCGGTGACCTGGTAGTCAGTGTCAGGGGTGAAGCCGGCCAACGAAGCCGACTGGTATGTCAGTCGAGGGTCCAGCTTGTCCGTGATGACGAAGGACGTGTAGCCGTGGTTGGCACGAGGAACGGGTGCTGTGATCGTCCAGTCGACGATCGAGTCGAGCACGGGCGCTGACGGGTTCGCAACGGTCTTGGTGGGCGTCGTGTCGTTGACCGAGTTCTTCGGGTAGACATTGACGTCGTAGATCCACTTGCCGTTGTCCTGCGAAAGCGGCAGGGTGACGAGGAACGGAGCGGTCGTCGAGGTGGCGTTGGCCGGCGGGCTCGACTCTGTGACGAGGTAGAGGCCCAGCGGCAGTCCGCCGAAGGTCGCCAGTCCGTTGCCGTCGGTCGTCTTCGTTGCCTTGTCAGCTGTGGTGAAGCCGCCATCGGTGATGTCCGAGGCCTGCAACCCGGAGATCGCGTCCCAGCCTTCGGGCGTGGTCAGGTCGATCGCCTGTCCGCCCTTCTCTGTGACCTGCTCGACCGTGAATCCGGCGCCGGCCAGCGGCTTGCCCAGTCCCGAGGTGTCGCTGATGACGGATCCGTCACCGCCGTCCGTTCCTTCGCTGCCATCGAACTTGTGGACGATGATCGATCCGGACTTGCTCGCATCGATGTTGCCCACGTTGTCAGTGGCCTGCGCCGTGCCGGCCACCCCAAGGAGGCTCAGTGCCGATACTGCCGCCACAGCGGTCAGACGCCGCCACAGACCCAGTTTCCTGCTTTTCATGTTTTCCCTTTCAGTTCTTCCGGTTCCTGCGGCGCAGGCCCTTGAGAAGTGCTCCCACACCACCTGCGGTCAGCAATGCTGCTCCGCCGACGATGAAAATCTGGCTTCCGGTTCCACCTGTGAGCGGCAATGCCACGGGCGGCTTCTGCTCATTGGTGAACGATCCGATCGACTGCCTGAGCTCATCGTCAGATCCGGACACCGTGAACGTATGTGGTGTGTCATCGAGGATGTAGCCCGCCGGGGCGGATTTCTCGACGAGCGCGTAGTCGCCCCATTTGAGACCGCTGACAGCGAACTTGCCCTCTGCCGGGTCCTTGTCAGGACCGGTGCATTTGTCCGCCGAGGCGGCCGTGCAGTCCTCGACCTCAACTGCTGTTCCGTCAGGGCCGGTCATCGTCCACACAGATCCCTTGAGTGCGCTTCCGCCTTCGTCGGTCTTCTTCCAGGTGACGTTTCCAGTCTTCGCGGTATTGGTGATCGTGCAGGTCACCGAGTCACCGGCCTTGAGCGTCACCGAGTCGGTCTTGACCGTGTTCTTCGGTCCGCAGTCCCAATCCGAGGCTTCGTAGCCTTCCGGTCCATCGAGCTCCGAGAGCTTGTAGTCACCGGCCTTGACCCTGACGTCGGTGACGGCTTTGGTGCCGGTCTTGCCTGCGACGGTTTTATCGCCGGTAGCCTTGTCACCGACAGCCTTCAGTGTCCAGTCGGTGTCCTTTGCCGTACCGGCGGCGTCCTTGTTGTCGACCTTCTTGACCAGCGTCAGCGAGGTGTCCTCGACCTTGTTGAGGTAGGTGCAGTCGACGGCGTCACCGGGTTTGATGCCCGTGAGATTCGTACTCTTCTCGTTGTCGAGCTTCTTCGTGTCCTTGGTCCCGTCGAGATGGGTCACCCCGCAGGAGCCGGAGGCGAATTCGAAGCCATCCTGCTGAGTCTCCGAAACAGCGATCGTCGCCCGACCCGTTGTCTTGTCGAACTTCAGTGCCCACTTCGCGTCGCCGCTGCTGTTGGTCTTCTGCGTCGCTGCGGTGGGCGCCTGAGTGATGCCACCGGTCGTGGCAGTGGCTTTCGCACCAACAGTCCAGTCCTTGCCCGGCTTGACGTTCTTGCCATCTTCGTCGGCAACGTCCTTGTGGATCGAGACGTTGGCAGTCAAAGGCGAGTTCGTGATCGTGCAGACGACGGCCTCGCCGAGGTTCGGAATGGTCACGGTGCCTGAGGTGCCCTCGCCCGATGCTCCGCTGATCGGCGTGTCATCGACCGTGCACGAATATTTGCTGGCGTAGTCATCGAGGTTCGCTCCGGCCGCACCGGCTTCGGAGAACTTGATGGTCGCCCCGCGCTTGGCCGGCTGAGGTCCGACGATCTCCTTCTGCAGGCCAGTGGCACTGCCTGTTGTCGTCGCTGTACCTAAGTCGGTGCTGCCCTGCTTGAGCGACAGGGTGAACTGGTCAGAGGCCTTGGCGCGCCCGCCGCTCACGTCTTTCCGCAGCGCGATGGTGGCAGGCGATGAGCACGATGCGAGGTCGCTGCTCGACCAGGCGCCGGAGGCGAAATCTGCAGAGTTCGACCAATCAGGCATGTCATAGGTCTTGATCGTCGAACCGGTTCCCAGATAGGCCCGCCCGCTGGCGTCAAATGCCACGCCGTTGACATCGGTGTTGGTCGTATATGTTCCCGAAGGAGAAGCCTTGATCTCTCCTCCGGCGCCTGCAGCCAAGTCCGCCTTCGTGACAGAGAAGACAGTGGTCGTATTGCTGGAACCGCGGACAACGAAGAGGTTGCCTTGCGAATCGAATGCCATGTCACCGTTGGCCCTTCCGCCTGAGCCCATACTGGTGTCAACCGAACCCTTGAACGAGATGCTCTTCGAGCCTGAGTTATAGACATAGACGTTGAATCTCGAACCGGAGCTGGTGAACCCGCCGAAGTAGTAGAGACTGCTGTCGAGGTCGACGGCTCCACCGATGAATTGGATGCTGCTGTCTGTCCGTTCTGCACCCGTGGTGGACCACGTGCCGCTCGACGTGTCGAACTGATAGATTTCGACGGTCTGTGCAGAATCAGTCCGCTCGTAGGCGTAGTTCGGTGACCCGATTTTTCCGATCCCGAGGCCGTTGAATGATGTCACTGGCACGTCGCGATACCGCCATCCGAAAATCGTCCAATAGCGCTCTTGCTTGGTGGCCGAATCACCGACTGCGACTCCCGAATTCTTCGTCACTTTCCGCATCTGACCGGAACTCGAGACCGAGTACACAGTCCCCGGTTCGCAGGTCATCGAGACGGCACCCGCAGCGGCACGTGCTGCTTCGGGAGCCTTCGTTCCAGGTGCCGAAGTTGCTGGAGCCTTCGTTTCGGGAGCTTTCGTCGCCGGTGGTGACGTCGCCGGAGCCGACGTTGCGGGAGCCGAGGTAGCGGCATGCGCGGGCTCGGCCGGCAGCAGCACGATACCCATACCTGCCAGGATCATGACCAATGCGGTCAACGCAGCCCATACAGAGCGCACACGCAATCGTGCCAGCGGCATACATTCCTCATTCCAGTTCCAAACGATCTCGCTCGCGTTGCCTCACATTCCTGTACGCACGCACGGCAGCATGCGGGCTGCAGACAGGCAGAGGAATTGAAGAGCAGAGCTTGATGAACTTCTTAAGACTAGGAAGTTGAATACGTAGAGACATTGCTGAGAACCGCCTCTTCAGCAATAGACCAGTAGTCGGGCTCGGCTTCGACCACCCTGTCTCTTACTACTCAGTAATTGCGACTTCAACTACCAGTAATTCCGGTTACATACGTGCGTTGTGCTGGCTGCGCCCGTCCGCCACCTCCCCCACAACGGTGAGCAGAAGATCGCCCGAACGGCTGATCCGCATAGCCTCGGCACCGCATAGCGTTGAACCATGATCACCTTGGACTCAATTTCGCGCAGCTTCGGCGCCAAGCAGGTTCTCCACGACCTCAGCTTCAGCATCGGTGAAGGCCGGATGACAGGTTTCGTCGGCTCCAACGGTTCCGGCAAGACGACGACCATGCGCATCCTCCTCGGCGTCCTGGCCCCGGACTCCGGTCGCATCACCGTCGACGGAGAAGACATCACACCTGCACACCGCAGTGCGATCGGGTACATGCCCGAAGAGCGCGGCCTCTACCCGAAGATGCCGATCATCGACCAGCTCATCTACCTTGCTCGCTTCCACGGCCTCAGCCGCCATTCGGCCCGTCGCCGCGGGCTCGAACTCCTTGACCAGCTCGATCTGGGCGGCAAACCCAGCGACAACCTCGAAGCCGTCAGCCTGGGCAATCAGCAGAAGGTGCAGATCGCGGCCGCACTCATCCACCGTCCGCGGGCCCTCGTCCTCGACGAACCCTTCTCCGGACTCGACCCGGTTGCCGTCGAACGCACCCTCGAGGTGCTCAAGGACTTCGCCGATACCGGGGCGCCCGTCCTCTTCTCCAGTCACCAGCTCGACCTGGTCGAACGCCTCGTCGACGACCTCGTCATCATCGAGGGCGGTCGGCTCGTGGCCAACGGCACCGCCGCTGAGCTGCGCAGTCAACGCAGCAGTCCCGAGTGGATTCTGCAGACCGACGCGGACATGGGTTGGGTGCGCGAGATCCCCGACATCACCGTCGTCGAGTTCGACGGCAACTGGGTGCGCTTCGCCGCACCGAACCCCGATATCGCCGAGGCTGTGCTGCACCAGGCCATCACCGTGTCCTCCGTGAAATCCTTCGCCCCGCACACCGTCGCCCTCAACCGACTCTTCCAGGAGGTCACGCAGGCATGAGCACCCAACAGGATTTGAACTCTTCCGATACGGACGCCCCGAAGAAGTCCGGGTTGGCAACGACTGCTCAGACACGGCGCGCGAGCTTCACCACGGCCATCGGTCTCGTCATCGAACGAGAGATCATGGTCCGCCTGAAGTCGAAGGCGTTCATGGTCTCGACGTTGCTGAGCATCGTCCTCTTCGGGGCGCTCGTGGCAGTGTCGGGGGCGTTGCCCTCACTGTTCTCCTCCACGGACGAGGTGGCGGTCACCTCGGCGGGGGCGAAGGCCGTTCAGGGAATCGACGGCATCGAACTCGTCTCCGTGGACAGCGTGGATGAGGCTAAGGCCCTGGTGACGTCCGAGGAGGTCGCGGCCGCAGTCGTCGACGACCCTCAGTCCCCGGTCGGTGTCACCGTCATCGCCGAACGCTCCGCACCCGATTCGCTGACGGGCGCGCTCAGCCAGGTGCCGACCGTTGAACTTCTCGACCCGGATGCCCCGGATCCGGGACTGACGTACCTCATCGGGCTGGGGCTCGGGCTCGTGTTCTTCATGTCGGCAGTGACCTTCGGGACAACCATCGCCTCTTCGGTGGTGGAGGAGAAGCAATCAAGGATCGTCGAGATCCTGCTCGCATCCACCTCGGCGAAGGTGCTGATGTTCGGCAAGGTTCTCGCGTGTTCGATCCTCGCCTTCGCACAGATCGGCCTGACCGCGCTGTCCGTCCTCATCGGTGCCGCCATCAGTGGAAACGACCTGGTCCTCGGCAAGGTCACGGAACCGATCGCCTGGTTCATCCCGCTCTTCGTCGTCGGCTTCGTCATGATCGCCTCCCTCTACGCCGCGGCCGCCTCGATGGTCTCCAGGGCTGAGGATCTGGGCTCGACGAGCTCTCCGATCATGATGCTCATCTTCCTGCCCTATATGGCGGTCATCCTCTTCTCGTCCAACGAGACGGTGATGGCAGTGATGTCCTATATTCCGATCTCCGCTGCGGTCGCGGTTCCGATGCGCGTCTTCCTCGGCACCATCGAATGGTGGGAGCCGTTGGTGTCGCTGCTCATTCTCGCGGTCACCACCGTCCTGGCGCTCCTGTTGGCCACCCGCATCTTCGAACGCTCCATCCTGCAGTCGGGCCCGAAGATGACATGGAAGCAAGCACTGAGCCACTCGAAGGGCTGAGGTCGCCCGCCACCGGCTACCCGAAGAGTCACAGCCAGCCGTTGTCGCGGGCGATGCGCGCGGCATCGGCGCGGTTGCGGGCGTCGGTCTTGCCGATCGCTGCCGACAGCCGGTTACGCACGGTGCCTGTCGAGAGGAAGAGCGCGGAGGCGAGCTCCTCGACGCTGCCCCCGTCGGCTGCCGCTCGGAGGACGTCGGTCTCCCGCTCGGTCAGCGGGGACCGGCCGCGCACGGTTGATTCGACGACGAGTTCGGGGTCGATGACCTGCAGGCCTGCCATCACCCGTCGGATCCCGTCGGCCAAGTGCTCGACCGGAGCATCCTTGACCATGAACCCGCCGATACCGGCGTCCATGGCTCTCCTCACCCACCCTGGCCGCCCATATGTGGTGACGATGATGACCTTGATCTGGGGAAACTCCGTACGCAGCGCGACTGCGACCTCGAGCCCGTCGAGGCCGGGCATGTCCACGTCGAGCAGAGCGACGTCGGGCTGGCGGCCTCGGACGGCGGGCAGAACCTCGTCGCCGCGAGCACATTGCTCGATGACTTCGAGGTCCGTTTCCAGCCCGAGAAGGGCGGCGAGCGCCTCGCGAACCATGGTCTGATCGTCGGCGACGAGAAGTGTGATCATCGGTCGGCCTCCTGCTCATTCGCCGAGGTGGTGGCACGGGAATCGTGTGAGGCGTCGGTGCCCTCCCGGCAGATGGTGAGCACGAAGTCGTAGTCGGTCTTCTGGGTTCGCAACGACGCACCGACCGACTTCGCCCGCTCGGCCAGTCCGCGCAGACCGGAACCGGCACCCATCTCGGCGAGGTCGGTGGGTTGTCCGAGGCTGTCGTTGCGGATCACGATCCGTTTCGGTTCGAGGCTGATGCTGGCATGACGAGCTCGGGCATGACGGAGGATGTTCGTGCTGGCCTCACGCACGGTCCACGCGAAGAGCTCGCGCAGGTCAGCATCGACGCTATCCACCGAGGTGGGAGCCTCGACCTCGATGTCGGCGGCGCGCAGGTCCCGGGTGGCGGCGACGAGCTCGCCTGCCAGCGAGATCGTCCGCGTGCCTTGCACGGTCGTGCGCACATCGGCCAGGGCTGATCGGGCGAGCTGTTCGATCTCCGTGATGTGCTTCGCCGCCTCAGGGGCGCCGGCGGCCTGGAGCTTTGCGGCCAGCTGGGCCTTGAGTGCGATGACCGTGAGCGAGTGGCCGAGCACGTCGTGGACGTCCCGGGACACCCTCAGCCTTTCGGCTTCGTGCTCGAGCCGACGATTCTCCTCCTCTGCAGCACGCGCTGCGCGCGCACGGTCGGCGGCCATGATCGCCATGACCATCGCGAAGCTCGAGATCGAGATGCCGAAGGTGGTGGCGTAATCGTGGGTCCAGCCGGGTACGAAACGCTGGGCCACCTCGGCGATGACAATCGTCAGAGCGCCCACGATCAGTCCCGGAATCGCCCGCCGGAGCATGATGACGATGATGACCGAGATGTGGGCGAGGAATGACAGCCCGGCCTCGCCGATGAGAGCAGTGACGATGAGGGCGATAATGACCATCGCGACGAGGCAGACGACGAGCGAGAACCGTCTGCGACCGACCGTCGCTCCGGTTCTCCGGCGCATTGCGAGGGCCCACTTCGGGCCTACGTCATGGGCGAGGCTGCCGAGGGTGAGTCCGCTGACCCACATGGCCAGGTAGAAGACCGCGGCGAAGAGGACCGTCAGGCCCGCCCCCCAGTACCGGGCGGCGCCGCTCTGGTCCCACGCCCCTGTCAGCGGGTAGACGAGGAAGACCATCCAGATGGCAGGGAAGAACCATCTGATGAAGGGAAGCCGCACCGGAGTCGATTCTGCGGTACTCGAATCTGCACTCACTGCGACTTCCCTCCTCGGCTGCTGATGCCTTTCACCGTCAAGCCGATCTGCTGTTCACACGCGGGCTGTGTCTCTGCGCAGGGCCCAGACGGATCCTCCGATGAAGATGACCAGCCAGACGATGACGTTGACGATTGCCCATTGATCGTATCCGCCGCCGAGGGGTGCGCGGGCGATTTCGCCGGCTCCGTAGGCGGGGGTGAAACGCGCGATCGTCTGCAGCGCATCGGGCCAGACTGCGAGCGGAACGAAGAGTCCGCCGATGAGTGAAAGGACTGCGAGGGCGAGGCTCGAGACCTGGAGCGCGTTCTCGGCGGGCAGCAGGTAGCCGAGCATGACCCCGAAGGCGCCGAAGACCGCCGAGGTGAGGATGACGAGGAGTCCGCACACGAGCATCGTGACCACCGGAGCGTGGACGCCGGTGACTGCGGTGAGGACGAAGACGACCGCGACCGACAGGGCACCGAGCGCCATTGAGACGATCACTTTCGTCGCGATGTAAGCAGCAGGGCGCAGGGGTGTCAGCGCCAGCTGTCTGCTCCAACCCAGGGCGCGTTCGACCGCCACCTGTGCACCGCTGGTCGTCGTGGACACCATGCCTCCGTAGGTTGCCAGGGACACCGAGATGTAGAGAGCGGCGTCGGTGCTGCCGAGCATCTGTCCTCTGTTGGTCAATCCGAAGATCAGGTAGAAGAAGCCGGGCATGATCAGGGTGAAGATGAGCGTGCGCCTGTTGCGCAGTTTGCGCATCAGTTCGAGCCGCAGAAGGGTCCAGGAGAATCTGCCGAAGCGGGGTGTCCGACGCTCGCTGAGGGAGTCGAGGAACTGTGTGGTGTTGATCGGTGTCGGCGAGGTGGAAGCTGTCGGCGAGGTGGCGGCAGACATGTCATGCCCCTTTCGAGGTCAGGCTGATGAAGGCATCTTCGAGTGAGTGGGAGGAGATTTCGAGGTCGGTGCAGGCATTGTCCAACAGGGCTCGAGCGGCAGCGTCGGAATCCGTGGTCCGCATCTTCAGCCGCCGGCCCTGGGCCTCGACGGATTCGACTCCGGCCAAACCGCCAAGCAGGTTGAGGAGTGCTGTGCCACCGGTGTCCGCAGACCGATCCGAGGCACCGATCGCCTCGGCAAGATTGGGGTGATCGGCGTCGTCGAGGGGCAGGGTCGCGCTCACGGTCTTCGCCGAGGCCATCGATCGGATCTCATGCGCCGGCCCGTCGGCGACGATTCGGCCGTTCGCCACGAGGATCACCCGGTCGGCGAACTCGTCGGCCTCCTCGAGGTAGTGCGTGGCGAAGAGGATCGTCTTGCCCTGCAACGCGTCGGCGCGCATCTCATGCCAGAAGTCTCGGCGGCCGATGACGTCCATGCCCGTGGTGGGTTCGTCGAGCACGATGAGGGCCGGATCCGGCAGGAGTGCCATAGCGAACCGCAGTCGCTGCTTCTGTCCGCCCGAGCATTTCTTGACGGTCGACTTCGCGATGTCCGTGATGCCGGCACGGGCGAGGACGACATCGACATCGAGCGAGGAGGCGAAGATCGCCGAGGTGTACTCCACCGTCTCGGCCACGGTGAGGTCGTCGAGAAGTCCGCCGGTCTGCATGACCGAGCTGACCAGCCCCCGGCTGACCGCCTGACGCGGCGTCATACCGAATACCTCGACCGATCCTGTGGTCGGCTGGGAGAGTCCGAGGAGCATGTCGATCGTCGTGGTCTTTCCCGCCCCGTTGGGGCCGAGGAAGGCAACGACCTCACCCGGACGGATGCTCAGGTCGATGTCATCAACTGCCGTGAGGTCGCCGAAGCGCTTGGTCAGGTGATCGAGGACGACTGCGGAGGGGATCGTGCCCTGTGCGTCTGTGCTGTGCGGTGCTGTCATCTGTGTGCTCATGACTTCAGATTAGGAAGATGCGGGCAATGGCGATGATGCCATTTGTCACTACCTGCGGCGGCTGTTGTCGGCCGCCGTCTCGAACCCTGCGTTGGGCAGCCTTGAGCGCAGCATCTGATGCTTCTACAGGAAACTCCGGGTGTTCATGTCTTCCGCTGACCCTGCGCCGCATGGTTGGCTGGAGACTATGGACCGCCTGTCTCTGCCGTTGACCACCGATCGCCTGCGCCTACGCACGTATCGAGAGTCCGACGCGCAGGCCCACCTTCCGATCCTCTCCCGCGAAGACGTCTCCCAGTTCCTCCTCGAGGATCCATGGACCGCCGAGGTGGCTCGGACCGAAATCGCCAAACGCATCCCCAGGACCGGGCTCGAGACCGAATCCCGCGCTTTGGCCCTGGTCATCGAGACCGCCGATGGGCTCGACTCGATCGAGGGATCACGAGTTCTCGGCGACATCGCACTCTGGTTCGACGGCGACAACGATTCGAAGGCCGAGATCGGCTGGATACTCGACCCCGCCGCCAGCGGGCATGGTTTCGCCACCGAAGCAGCCATCGCCGTGCTCAACGTCGCCTTCGACCATTACGGCCTGCACCGCGTCTTCGCGCAGATGGATGCCCGGAACACCGCCTCGGCGAAGATGGCCGTACGACTGGGCATGCGACAGGAAGCCCACCTGCGCCAAGACTGGTGGTCGAAGAACGAATGGACGGACACGCTCATCTTCGGAATGCTGCGCAGCGACCGTCAGGTGACGTGAACAGCGCTGACGACTGTGATCAACCGTCGATGCCGTCCGCCCCTCGGCTCCGGTTGCTCCACTGCCGCAGTCCGAGGAGACAGAGACAGGAGACGAGCGTCGTGGCGACGGCGAAGGCGATAGTCGAGGCGACGAGTCCCGTAAGCAGAGCGAGCGCACCGACACCGATGATCGGCGCCGACATAGCCAGGTAGGCCAGGATGAAGTAGGAGGTCGTTACGGCCGTTCGATTCCGGACCTCGGTGACGGCGGTGATGGCCCGCATGCCCGTTGTGAAGAGGAAACCCTGCCCGGCCCCGCCGAGGATAGCCGAGACGACGAGCAGCAGCGTCGAACCCGTCAGCAGTGCGATCGACAAGGAGGCCATACAGGCGATCTGGATGAGCCCACCGCACAGAACGAGGGTCCGATCGGCCAAGCCCTGGAACAGCAGCTGACAGGCAGCGGAGGCACCGAACAGCGTGAACACGACCGTGCCGATGACGGCCGAAGAATCGATGCCGAGAGTCTGCTGCATGAAGCTCGGAGCGACGGCCGAATACAGTCCGGCAATCGCGAAGCTCGCCACGGCGCCCGGCACCGCACGGAGGAATACGGCACGGGATTCGGGCGGGATGGCAGGCAGCTGGAGACGCAGGGAATGCGACCGGGAGAGCGCGCTCTCCTTCACTCCCAGGAGCGCTGCTCCCGCGAGCAGGAGGAGACACGCATGGACGAGAAACGGTGTGAACAGCGGCCGGGGCAGTGCCTCGGCGACTATTCCGGACATCAGATTGCCCAGGCCGAGCCCACCGATATTGGCCGCCGTCGCCAGCGAGGTCGCCAGCCGACGACGGCCGGGTGGAGCGTTCTCCAGCACCGCGACCGTGCCGGTAGCGGTGAAGATGCCTGCTGCGATTCCGGACATGACCCGGCCTGTGTAGAGCAGACCGAGGTGATCGCCGAACAGAAAGAGCAGGGCCGAGACTAGTGAGACGATGACACCGGCGGCCAACAGCGGCTTCCGGCCCCAAGCCTCGGAGAGCCTGCCGAAGAAGACGAGCGCGACGATGACGGCCCCGGCATAGATCGAGAAGAGCAGAGTCGTCTGCGTGCTGCCGAAACCGAACTCGACCTGATAGCGCGGATAGAGCGGCGTCGGCAAGGTGGTGCCGATCATCACGACCGCGAACACATAGGTCGTCGCAGCCAGCGTCCACCCGGTTCCCCTCTTCTTGCCCTCTGGCTCGAGTTCGGCGGATGCGCTGCGTTTCATCTCTGGTGCCCCGTTAAGCACCGACCACTGTCTCTCCTCATAAGACCGGCTCGTCCCTCACAGTTCAGGATGGCGCTGTCCGTGTCCGGTGACCGCTTCGAAACAGCGAGCAACATGAAGCACAGTGGCATCGCCGCCCACCGGTCCGATGATCTGCAGCCCGATCGGCAGCCCCATGGAGCTGAAGCCGGCGGGAACGCTCATCGCCGGGCACCCCGTGGCGGAAAAGAGCGTCGTCGAGCCGATCCAGGCCATATAGTCCTGAATCGGCCGCGAGTTGATCATAGTCGGGTAGTCCTCGTCTGCGGAGAACGGCAGCACCTGCGAGGTCGTGGTGATGAGGACGTCATGAGTGGAGAAATAGTCGTTCATTGCCGACCACAGTTGCGCGCGTGCCCGGTCGAAGTCGAAGAGATCGGTCGCCGTGA
This window harbors:
- a CDS encoding class C sortase, with translation MTHSPERTRRPSADGRRWRVPVFALVIALIALTGLGIWTYPSAAAWFSQLDQSRIIGDSASVAEPDRGEDAEQLELAHEYNDALQSGAQLESNHRLPSGSGTASNGAPAYDEVLDDGSTGVMTRLRIQSIKLDLPVYHGTSDETLLKGLGHLEGTSLPVGGEDTHSVITGHRGLADATMFTHLDKVTKGDMFTLTTFGQVLAYQVVRTQVVEPDETESLQPVIGKDLVTLVTCTPLGINSQRILITAERVFPTPAADLESGTAEPDLPGFPWWIVIMAAGLIAAGIYVWWSGRPVRLTSSGGARH
- a CDS encoding SpaH/EbpB family LPXTG-anchored major pilin; the protein is MKSRKLGLWRRLTAVAAVSALSLLGVAGTAQATDNVGNIDASKSGSIIVHKFDGSEGTDGGDGSVISDTSGLGKPLAGAGFTVEQVTEKGGQAIDLTTPEGWDAISGLQASDITDGGFTTADKATKTTDGNGLATFGGLPLGLYLVTESSPPANATSTTAPFLVTLPLSQDNGKWIYDVNVYPKNSVNDTTPTKTVANPSAPVLDSIVDWTITAPVPRANHGYTSFVITDKLDPRLTYQSASLAGFTPDTDYQVTESNGTVKITFTTAGLKKLKAGNDVVATITTKVTSQGDGTIENTALVNVNDSGAETPAVSSNWGSLTIHKSAKGDKSNTLAGAEFAIYSDADATKLVGNLTTEADGTASITLWVGNNDDTTQEYWIKETKAPAGYVLDDSVNPVTVEAGSTSDAVVFDFENTQQGHPDLPLTGADGKMLAMIAGIGLMLIAGGAAIVVANRRKNQV
- a CDS encoding SpaA isopeptide-forming pilin-related protein, which encodes MPLARLRVRSVWAALTALVMILAGMGIVLLPAEPAHAATSAPATSAPATSPPATKAPETKAPATSAPGTKAPEAARAAAGAVSMTCEPGTVYSVSSSGQMRKVTKNSGVAVGDSATKQERYWTIFGWRYRDVPVTSFNGLGIGKIGSPNYAYERTDSAQTVEIYQFDTSSGTWSTTGAERTDSSIQFIGGAVDLDSSLYYFGGFTSSGSRFNVYVYNSGSKSISFKGSVDTSMGSGGRANGDMAFDSQGNLFVVRGSSNTTTVFSVTKADLAAGAGGEIKASPSGTYTTNTDVNGVAFDASGRAYLGTGSTIKTYDMPDWSNSADFASGAWSSSDLASCSSPATIALRKDVSGGRAKASDQFTLSLKQGSTDLGTATTTGSATGLQKEIVGPQPAKRGATIKFSEAGAAGANLDDYASKYSCTVDDTPISGASGEGTSGTVTIPNLGEAVVCTITNSPLTANVSIHKDVADEDGKNVKPGKDWTVGAKATATTGGITQAPTAATQKTNSSGDAKWALKFDKTTGRATIAVSETQQDGFEFASGSCGVTHLDGTKDTKKLDNEKSTNLTGIKPGDAVDCTYLNKVEDTSLTLVKKVDNKDAAGTAKDTDWTLKAVGDKATGDKTVAGKTGTKAVTDVRVKAGDYKLSELDGPEGYEASDWDCGPKNTVKTDSVTLKAGDSVTCTITNTAKTGNVTWKKTDEGGSALKGSVWTMTGPDGTAVEVEDCTAASADKCTGPDKDPAEGKFAVSGLKWGDYALVEKSAPAGYILDDTPHTFTVSGSDDELRQSIGSFTNEQKPPVALPLTGGTGSQIFIVGGAALLTAGGVGALLKGLRRRNRKN
- a CDS encoding ABC transporter ATP-binding protein, whose protein sequence is MITLDSISRSFGAKQVLHDLSFSIGEGRMTGFVGSNGSGKTTTMRILLGVLAPDSGRITVDGEDITPAHRSAIGYMPEERGLYPKMPIIDQLIYLARFHGLSRHSARRRGLELLDQLDLGGKPSDNLEAVSLGNQQKVQIAAALIHRPRALVLDEPFSGLDPVAVERTLEVLKDFADTGAPVLFSSHQLDLVERLVDDLVIIEGGRLVANGTAAELRSQRSSPEWILQTDADMGWVREIPDITVVEFDGNWVRFAAPNPDIAEAVLHQAITVSSVKSFAPHTVALNRLFQEVTQA